A genomic stretch from Astatotilapia calliptera chromosome 4, fAstCal1.2, whole genome shotgun sequence includes:
- the samd14 gene encoding sterile alpha motif domain-containing protein 14 translates to MSAELDDTDSVFDLNEAIPETELLDNSIQKGRAQLSVKTRRQRPSRSRYRDSISSTEGDDCLDRKVEDSPLHSARSPLHLAMRGSSPSPDSLLSARSPGFSFDTSLVRRSPEDGGLSLAGPPRGRYHQLTNATSQEALVTPSSSPSKSCPSSDCSPVYMRRNRRPDSEVLVSDTSRDTSPADPGSPTVIFDKKTKRRFLDLGVTLRRSYIRVRKDKSNRLSVGSREPSESPSRSSGSFISFSWFTEGRGSISSSGTPPCSPKIPPLSSPRPRKSHSQESALSEEFSPPHTSSSTSPPIDSSSSRSSHPYHTLSQSSDEPCDEPHSSWTTQQVCQWLRGLNMEQYVPEFSARDIDGQQLLQMDGSKLKGLGVLSSSDRSALKRRIKDVQSAAEKEKKALDKLEKQKEKQRRKDQEQRRN, encoded by the exons ACCTGAACGAGGCGATCCCAGAGACAGAGCTGCTGGATAACAGCATCCAGAAAGGCCGCGCCCAGCTGTCTGTCAAAACACGGAGACAACGCCCGTCCAGGTCCCGTTACCGAGACAGCATTAGCTCAACGGAGGGCGACGACTGCCTCGACAGAAAGGTGGAG GACAGTCCGTTGCACTCTGCCCGCTCGCCTCTCCACCTGGCGATGCGAGGGTCCTCCCCCTCCCCTGATTCGCTGCTGTCAGCTAGAAGCCCTGGATTCTCCTTCGACACGTCGCTG GTCCGTCGCTCGCCAGAGGACGGAGGCTTGTCATTGGCTGGTCCACCTCGGGGGCGGTACCATCAGCTGACCAACGCAACTTCTCAAGAGGCCCTGGTTACTCCCAGCAGCTCACCATCTAAATCCTGTCCCTCCTCCGACTGCTCACCTGTCTACATGAGGAGGAACAGAAGGCCCGACAGTGAAG tgttggTCTCTGATACAAGTCGAGACACGAGTCCAGCTGATCCCGGCAGTCCGACCGTCATCTTCGACAAGAAAACCAAAAGACGCTTCCTGGACCTGGG GGTGACTCTGAGGCGTTCATACATCAGAGTGAGGAAAGATAAATCCAACAGGCTCTCTGTGGGCAGCAG AGAGCCGTCTGAGAGTCCATCCCGTTCCTCCGGATCCTTCATCTCCTTCTCCTGGTTCACCGAAGGACGGGGGTCGATCTCCTCCTCCGGTACTCCGCCCTGCTCCCCCAAAATTCCACCGCTGAGCTCCCCGAGACCGCGCAAGTCTCACTCCCAG GAGTCGGCTCTCAGTGAGGAGTTCTCTCCTcctcacacctcctcctccacctctcctcccaTTGACTCCTCTTCCTCCAGGTCCTCCCATCCCTACCACACCCTGTCCCAGTCCTCCGATGAG cccTGCGATGAACCCCACTCGTCCTGGACGACTCAGCAGGTGTGTCAGTGGCTCCGAGGACTCAACATGGAGCAGTACGTTCCGGAATTCAGTGCTAGAGACATCGAcgggcagcagctgctgcagatggaCGGCAGCAAACTGAag GGTCTGGGCGTGCTCAGTTCGTCTGATCGCAGCGCGCTGAAGCGCCGCATCAAAGATGTTCAAAGTGCagcagagaaggagaaaaaagctctggacaagctggagaaacagaaggaaaagCAGCGCCGGAAGGACCAGGAGCAGCGCAGGAACTGA